AAACATCACGAGTTCGCTCGTGAATTCGCATCTCACTGATTTCCACGAGGGCTGGATCTACGTGCTCGGCGTCGGTGTCGCCGGCGGCATGATTCTGAGAACCAACGCCGGCCAGCGCTGATCATTGGCTGTGTTCGTGGCCGACCTCGCCGGTGATGACATCGCCGAACAGCTCCCAGGCCTGCCCGTTGAAACGCATCAGCTGCATCTGCTCGATTGGGAAATAATCATCCGGCGAGGTGTTGACCATAACGCCAGGCAGCATCAGTTCGGTGTGGAAATTCTTCAGGCTGGCGGCCTGCTTCATGACGTTGTCGCGCGTAAGATTGTCGTCGCATTGCTTCAGCACCTGCGCCATCGCCTCGGCCTGCACATAGCCATAGAGATTGTTGGCATTGGCCTTGTCGCCGTCAGGGTAATACTTGTCCATGAAGGCGCGCCACGCGATCACGGCCGGATCCTTGTCCCAGGTCGGATCGGTCGGGTCCTTCAGGTAGGCGGTCGAGATGATATCCTTGGAGTATTCGAGCCCTGCTGGCTTGAGCACCGAGGCAATCGACGTCGCAGTGTTGGCCAGAAAGAACTTCGGCTTCCAGCCGAGTTCGCCCACTTTACGGATCGCCTGCGCCGAGCCCTTGGGCGCGGCCCATGAGAAGAAGATGTCGGCCCCGGAATCGTGCAGCGCGACGATCTGCGAGTCGATCGAGGGATCGCTGACCTCATAGGATTTGTCGGCGATGATCATGCTGGCCTTGTCGCCGAGCCCGTCCTTCAGGCCCTTGAACTGGTCCTTGCCGGCGTCATCGTTCTGCCAGAACACCGCGATCTTGCCGTTCGGAAAATGGTCGCGGATGTATTTTGCGTAGATTCGCCCCTCGCTCTGGTAGTTCGGCTGAAAACCCATGGTCCACGGAAAGTTCTTGGGGTCGCCGAACTTGGTGCCGCCCGAGGCGACGAAGAGCTGCGGCACTTTCTTGGCGTTCATGTATTTCATGATCGCGGAGTTCGAGGGCGTGCCGAGCGCCTGGAAGATCAGCAGCACCTCGTCGCTCTCGACCAGCTTGCGCGCCTGCTCGATCGCCTTCGGCGGCGAATAGGCATCGTCATAGCTGATGAAGTTGATCTTGCGGCCGTTGATGCCGCCTTGATCATTGATCATCTTGAAGAACGCGGCCTCGGTCTTGCCGATCACGCCATAGGACGACGCAGGTCCGCTATAGGGCATGATGTTGCCGATCTTGATTTCGGTATCGCTCGCGCCGGGATCGTATTTCTTCTGCGCCAGGGCCGGTGTCATGACGAGCACGCCGGCAGCGAGCATGGCGAGGGCAGCAAGGTTTTTGCGACGACCCGGCATCGTTATCTCCCCGATTTTGTAGTCTTGTTTTGTGGGGAGTGTCGCAAGGCGGAGAGTGACTGGCAAGCGGCAGGATTTTCCGCGCAATGAAACTGCAGCTTGGGAACTTATCCGACGCGCTGCAACATTCTCAGCACTCGTCCGTCGATTACGATCAACGCGCTGCCGATGACGATCGCACCGGCGATCTCACGCGCGGAGATCGGCTCGCCCAACACCAGCCATCCAAGAAGGATAGCCGTCACGGGGATGAGCAGCGTCACCAGCATGACATTCGTTGCGCCGGAGCGTCGTATGATCTGAAAAAAGACGATGTAGGCGAGCGCCGTCGAGAGTGCGGCAAGGCCAAGCACAGCGAGCCAGGTCGCCACGCCCGGCATCGCCAGATGCCACGGCTGCTCCACCGCGCCGGCAACGATTGCCATCATCGCCGTCGATGCCATCAGTTGAAACGTCGCCGTACCCAAGGGGGCTGAGTCCTTCAGCAATCGCCGGGCGGCAAGCGCGGCGAAGCCATAGCTCAGCGCGCCGCCGAGACAGAGCAAAATGCCGAGCCCCTGCCCCGTACGCGCCTCGATACCCCACCCGCGCAGGATGATCACCCCGGCAAGGCCCAGCGCCACGCCGGCCACCCGCCGTGCCTGCAACGCCTCTTCGCCCGCCATAGCCATCACCATCACCGTGAACAGCGGCGTGGTCGCGTTCAGGATCGAGGCCAGCCCGCTTGGAACGAACGTCTGGCCGGCGACAATCAGCGAAAACGGAACGACGTTGTTGAGCAGTCCGATCACGAAAAACGGCTTCCAGCCCGCTACGCCTCTCGGAAAGCTGATCCCCTGCCGGCCCAGCAGCGGCAGCAGAATGACCGCACCGAGCGCGACGCGCAGGAACACCAGCGTCAGCGGCGGCAACTCGCGGAGCGCGGCGCCGTTGAAGAAGAACGAGCCGCCCCAGAAGATCGAGAGCACAGCGAGTAGCGACCAGTCTCGTGCGTCGATCCTGATATCGTTCGGGGGCATAGGTTTCACCTCAGCGGCCGAACCTGCCGCCTAGAGCAACGTGACAGATGTAACCACCCGATTCCCGACAGACGCCGCTGCGCGGATCTCCCCAAACCCACCCGGATTCAGAACGACATCAGCCGCATCTCGAGCGTCGCGATCAGCGAGGTCTGACCCGAGGGCAGCAAGCGCCCTCGACCAGCAACCTCTCCTTAACGGCGCGAATTCTCCTTTCTGCCGCAATCCTGGCGTGTTGTTCCAGAACTGGAACGGATAGAGGACGATGCGATGAAATTGAGTCTCACAAGCGGCACAATGGGCGCAAGTCTGATGTTTGCATGCTCTCTGCTGATCGCCCCAATGGCTCACGGGGCACCACAGACGTGCTCAGTCGAGAAACTCCAGGGCCGCTATGTATTTACTGGCCAGGGCACAAACTATCACTACGGCGCGTTTGACTTTGACGGGGCAGGAAAGTTTTCAGGCAAACAGACCTCCCTGCGTCATGCGATCGTTCAACGCGAAACTCTGAACGGGACGTACACGATTGACAAGGACTGCACGGGAACGATCACCCTCCAGGGTCAACCCGGCGGCACAGCGCACTGGGACGTCTTTTTGACTGATGACGGGAAGAAGGGACGCATGATCCGGACGGATTCCGGCATACAGGGCGTTCGCACGTTCGAGCAATAATGCAGATCAAACGCGCGGCTCATCCCGGAGATCGGGCCGCGCATTGCTCGCGCCGCGGTCAGACCGCGCCCTTCGGCCGCGACACCAACTCGATCATCTTGCCTTCATCGTCGTCGGGCATCGCGGCTTTGGCCTGCGCGTAGGCCTCGACCGCAGCGCGCGAGACCAGCGGCTTGTCCGCCAGCAGGCTCTCGGCGAGCTTCACGGCGTAGGCGGCATCCTTGTGCCGGAGCGCGGCCGTGAAGGTTGCGCCACTGAAATCGCGCGCGACCATGCGCTTGGAATGGCGCTGCACCTGCGGGCTCGCAGCAACGCCGGCCTGGATCGACTCCAGCACCAGCTTCATATCGAGCCCCGCCTGCTCGGCAATCGCGAGGCCCTCGGCGAGACCCGCGATCTGGATGGCGCCGAGGAGATTGTTGATGAGCTTGTAGACCGTGCCCGAGCCGACCGCGCCGAAATGGCGGATGGTCGAACCGATCGGTTCGAGGAACGGCCGCGCGCGCTCGAGGTCGGCGCTATCTGCGCCGGCGAGCAACGTCAGCTTTCCGGCGGCTGCCGCATCCGGCAATCCCGTCACGGGGCAATCGATGTAGATGAGCCCACGCGCATTGAGCTCGCGGCCCATCTCGCGCGCATGGTCGTAGGAAACGGTGGAGCACTCGATCGCGATGGTGCCCGCCTTCGCCGTTTTGGCGGCCCCGTTGGGCCCGAGCCAGACCGCGCGCGAGGCTTCGTCGTCGGCGACCATGGTCACGACAGCGTCAGCGTCTATCGCGGCGTCCTCGGGCGAGGTTGCCCATTTCGCGCCGCGCGCAATCAGGTCTTCCGCTTTTGATCTGCTGCGATTCCACAGCGTCACGGTAAAGCCGGCATCGAGATAGCGGCCGGCCATGCCGTGACCCATCCGCCCCAATCCGATGAAGGCGACGCGGCTCATGATCAGTCCACGTCCTCGACGTCGCCGGCGGTGGTGCCGAAGGCGCGCTGCGCGAGCGTTGCGGCCATGAAGTCGTCGAGCTCGCCGTTGAGCACGCCCGAGGTGTCGGAGGTCTGCACACCGGTGCGCAGGTCCTTCACCATCTGATACGGCTGCAGCACGTAGGAGCGGATCTGGTGGCCCCAGCCGATATCGGTCTTGGCGGCCTGATCGGCGGCGGCTTTCTCCTCGCGCTTCTTCAGCTCGATCTCGTAGAGGCGCGCGCGCAGCATGTCCCAGGCCTGCGCGCGATTCTTGTGCTGGGAGCGGCCGGCCTGGCACACCACCGCGACGCCGGTCGGAATGTGCGTCAGGCGCACCGCGGATTCGGTCTTGTTGACGTGCTGGCCGCCGGCTCCGCCCGACCGCATGGTGTCGGTGCGGACGTCGGATTCCTTGATGTCGATCTTGATGCTGTCGTCGATGACAGGGAACACCTGCACGCTCGAAAACGAGGTGTGTCGCCGTGCATTGGAATCGAACGGCGAGATGCGCACCAGCCGGTGCACGCCGGCTTCCGTCTTCAGCCAGCCATAGGCATTGTGACCGGAGACCTGGATGGTCGCGGACTTGATGCCGGCTTCTTCGCCCTCGGACTCTTCGAGGTATTCGACCTTGAAGCCGTGCGTTTCGGCCCAGCGCGTGTACATGCGCAAGAGCATCTGCGCCCAGTCCTGGCTCTCGGTGCCGCCGGCGCCGGCATGGACTTCGAGATAGGAATCAAAGCGGTCGGCTTCGCCCGACAGCAGCGCCTCGAGCTCGCGTCGAGCGACTTCCTTCTTGAGGGTCTTCAGCGCGGCTTCGGCCTCGGCGACCACGCCGTCATCGCCCTCGGCCTCGCCGAGCTCGATCATGCCGATATCGTCTTCGAGCTCCTGCTCGACCTTGCCGATGCCCGAGAGCGAATCCTCCAGCGAGGTTCGCTCCTGCATCAGCTTCTGGGCCTTCTGGGGATCGTTCCAGAGGTTGGGATCTTCTGCGAGCTTGTTCAGCTCAGCGAGGCGCGCCGTCGATTTCTCGACGTCAAAGATGCCTCCTCAGCAGCCCGACTGACTGCTTGATCTCTTCTACCAACCGTTCGATTTCGGCGCGCATGTCGTTCTCGGATCTCGCGGAATCCCGCGTACAATTCAGATGGGGGATGTAGCGGCGGCGGCCGCAAAGCGCAACCGCGATCGCCTGTCTTATCCGCTGGCCTAGTACAGCCCGCCGGTGCCCGGCCGCATGAATAAGCCTGAATCCGGTGCCTGCGTCGGCGCCGGCGGCACGCCGCCGCGTCCGTCGGCGTCGGCGACACCGATGACCGAGTAATTGTCCGGCGGCGCCGTGCCCGGCTTGAAGGCTTCGAGGATGGTTCCACCGGTCTCGCCGGGGCCGGCGCGCATGCCGGTCTTGGCGACGACGCGGATCAGCTTGATGCCGGCCGGCACCTTGAAGGGAACGGCGGGCTTGTCGGCGAGCGCGAGCTTGAGGAAATCGCGGGCGATGGGGGCAGCCAGATGACCGCCGGTCGCGGCGTTGCCCTTACCCAGCGGACGCGGCTTGTCGTAGCCCATGTAGATGGCGACCGCGATGTCAGGCGAGAAGCCGACGAACCAGGCGTCCTTCGCTTCGTTGGTCGTACCGGTCTTGCCGGCGATCGGCTTGCCGACTTCCCTTACGACGGTCGCGGTACCGGCCTGGACCACACCTTCCATCAGCTCTGTGATCTGATAGGCGGTCATGGAATCCAGCACCTGCTCGCGGCGGTCGATCAGCTGCGGTTCAGGCTGGTTCTTCCAGCCGCCGGGCGCATCGCAGCCACGGCATTCGCGCTGGTCGTGCTTGAAGATGGTGTGTCCGTAGCGGTCCTGGATGCGGTCGATCAAGGTCGGCTTCACGCGGCGGCCGCCATTTGCGATCATCGAATAGGCCGTGACCATGCGCATCGCCGTGGTCTCGCCGGCGCCGAGTGCGTAGGAGAGATAGTTCGGCAACTCATCATAGACGCCGAAGCGGCGCGCATATTCGCCGATCAGGGGCATGCCAATGTCCTGCGCGAGGCGCACCGTCACCGTGTTGAGCGACTGCCGCAGCGCGTTCCGCAGCGTCACCGGTCCCTGATATTTGTTCGCCGAGAAGTTTTCAGGACGCCACACGCCCGCGCCCTGGCCCTGATCGATTTCGATCGGCGCGTCGAGCACGACGGTCGACGGCGTGTAGCCGTTGTCGAGTGCCGCCGAGTAGACGATCGGCTTGAACGACGATCCCGGCTGCCGGTAGGCCTGGGTAGCGCGGTTGAACTGGCTCTGGTCGAACGAGAAGCCACCGACCATCGCGAGCACGCGGCCGGTCCATGGGTCCATCACCACCATCGCGCCCGACACTTCGGGGATCTGGCGCAGACGGTACTGACCTTCGACCGGTTGTCCTTCCTTGCTGTAGAGCGGATCTGCATAGATCACGTCGCCGGGCTGGAGCACCTGCGCGACTGACGTGGGCGTCTTGCCTTTCAGATTGCCCTGGGCCGCCCTCGCCCAGCGCACGCCGTCGAGCGTGACGAGGCCGGTCTCGCGCTGCTTGCTGACGGCACCGCCGAGCTCGCGGTTCGGCTGGAAGCCGATGCGCGCCGACTGGTCGCTGGTCTCCAGCACCACCGCCATGCGCCAGGGCGAGATGTCGGAGAGCGACTTGATCTCGGCGAGCTTCACGCCCCAATCGCCCGAAATGTCGAGCTTGCTGATGGCGCCGCGATAGCCCTGCTGTTCGTCATAGTTCACGAGGCCAGCGACCATGGTCTTGCGCGCCATGACCTGGATCTTCGGATCGAGCGTGGTGCGGACCGAGAGGCCGCCCTCGTAGAGCTTCTTCTCGCCATAGCGTTCGAAGATGTCGCGGCGGACCTCCTCGGCGAAATACTCGCCGGCGAAGGTGTGGGCGCCGTTGGAGCGGTTGGTGACGACCAGCGGCTCCTTGCGGGCCTTGTCGGCGTCGGCCTGCTTGATCCAGCCGTTCTCCTGGAGGCGGTCGATCACGTAGTTGCGACGCTCGATGGCGCGATCGCGGTTGCGGACCGGATGCAGCGTCGCCGGCATCTTCGGCAGCGCCGCGAGGTAGGCGGCTTCCGCCACGGTGAGTTCGTTCACCGACTTGTCGAAATAGACCAGCGAGGCGGCGGCGATGCCGTAGGCGCCGAGGCCGAGATAGATCTCGTTCAGGTACAGCTCGAGGATCTTGTCCTTCGAATAGGTCTTCTCGATTCGCATCGCGAGCAAGGCTTCCTTGATCTTGCGCGCAAACGAGACCTCGTTGGTCAGAAGGAAGTTCTTGGCGACCTGCTGGGTGATGGTCGAGGCACCCTGCGGGCGGCGGTTGGAGCCGTAGTTCTGCAGGTAAAGCAGGCCCGCGCGCGCCATGCCGGTGTAGTCGATGCCGCCATGCTCGTAGAAATTCTTGTCTTCGGCCGCGAGGAACGCGTTGATCACCAGCTTCGGCACCGCCTGGATCGGCAGGTAAAGCCGCCGCTCCTTGGCGTATTCGCCGAGCAGCGAGCCGTCGACCGCGTGCACACGGGTCATCACCGGCGGCTCGTAATCCTGAAGCTGAGAGTAGTCGGGCAAGTCCTTGGAAAAATGCCAGATCAGGCCTGCCACGGCACCGACACCGACAAGGAACACCACCGTTCCCGCAGCGAACAGGAAGCCCATGAACCGCACAAGCAAGCGCATTATGTGTTTATCCGTTCAATCCCAGGATCAGCCCAAGGCCCCCAACCAACCGCCCAAACAAGGCGGCTCAAACGGGCGCCATCCTC
The genomic region above belongs to Bradyrhizobium sp. CCBAU 53338 and contains:
- a CDS encoding DMT family transporter yields the protein MPPNDIRIDARDWSLLAVLSIFWGGSFFFNGAALRELPPLTLVFLRVALGAVILLPLLGRQGISFPRGVAGWKPFFVIGLLNNVVPFSLIVAGQTFVPSGLASILNATTPLFTVMVMAMAGEEALQARRVAGVALGLAGVIILRGWGIEARTGQGLGILLCLGGALSYGFAALAARRLLKDSAPLGTATFQLMASTAMMAIVAGAVEQPWHLAMPGVATWLAVLGLAALSTALAYIVFFQIIRRSGATNVMLVTLLIPVTAILLGWLVLGEPISAREIAGAIVIGSALIVIDGRVLRMLQRVG
- the prfB gene encoding peptide chain release factor 2 (programmed frameshift), which codes for MRAEIERLVEEIKQSVGLLRRHLDVEKSTARLAELNKLAEDPNLWNDPQKAQKLMQERTSLEDSLSGIGKVEQELEDDIGMIELGEAEGDDGVVAEAEAALKTLKKEVARRELEALLSGEADRFDSYLEVHAGAGGTESQDWAQMLLRMYTRWAETHGFKVEYLEESEGEEAGIKSATIQVSGHNAYGWLKTEAGVHRLVRISPFDSNARRHTSFSSVQVFPVIDDSIKIDIKESDVRTDTMRSGGAGGQHVNKTESAVRLTHIPTGVAVVCQAGRSQHKNRAQAWDMLRARLYEIELKKREEKAAADQAAKTDIGWGHQIRSYVLQPYQMVKDLRTGVQTSDTSGVLNGELDDFMAATLAQRAFGTTAGDVEDVD
- a CDS encoding ABC transporter substrate-binding protein, with protein sequence MPGRRKNLAALAMLAAGVLVMTPALAQKKYDPGASDTEIKIGNIMPYSGPASSYGVIGKTEAAFFKMINDQGGINGRKINFISYDDAYSPPKAIEQARKLVESDEVLLIFQALGTPSNSAIMKYMNAKKVPQLFVASGGTKFGDPKNFPWTMGFQPNYQSEGRIYAKYIRDHFPNGKIAVFWQNDDAGKDQFKGLKDGLGDKASMIIADKSYEVSDPSIDSQIVALHDSGADIFFSWAAPKGSAQAIRKVGELGWKPKFFLANTATSIASVLKPAGLEYSKDIISTAYLKDPTDPTWDKDPAVIAWRAFMDKYYPDGDKANANNLYGYVQAEAMAQVLKQCDDNLTRDNVMKQAASLKNFHTELMLPGVMVNTSPDDYFPIEQMQLMRFNGQAWELFGDVITGEVGHEHSQ
- a CDS encoding penicillin-binding protein 1A, translating into MRLLVRFMGFLFAAGTVVFLVGVGAVAGLIWHFSKDLPDYSQLQDYEPPVMTRVHAVDGSLLGEYAKERRLYLPIQAVPKLVINAFLAAEDKNFYEHGGIDYTGMARAGLLYLQNYGSNRRPQGASTITQQVAKNFLLTNEVSFARKIKEALLAMRIEKTYSKDKILELYLNEIYLGLGAYGIAAASLVYFDKSVNELTVAEAAYLAALPKMPATLHPVRNRDRAIERRNYVIDRLQENGWIKQADADKARKEPLVVTNRSNGAHTFAGEYFAEEVRRDIFERYGEKKLYEGGLSVRTTLDPKIQVMARKTMVAGLVNYDEQQGYRGAISKLDISGDWGVKLAEIKSLSDISPWRMAVVLETSDQSARIGFQPNRELGGAVSKQRETGLVTLDGVRWARAAQGNLKGKTPTSVAQVLQPGDVIYADPLYSKEGQPVEGQYRLRQIPEVSGAMVVMDPWTGRVLAMVGGFSFDQSQFNRATQAYRQPGSSFKPIVYSAALDNGYTPSTVVLDAPIEIDQGQGAGVWRPENFSANKYQGPVTLRNALRQSLNTVTVRLAQDIGMPLIGEYARRFGVYDELPNYLSYALGAGETTAMRMVTAYSMIANGGRRVKPTLIDRIQDRYGHTIFKHDQRECRGCDAPGGWKNQPEPQLIDRREQVLDSMTAYQITELMEGVVQAGTATVVREVGKPIAGKTGTTNEAKDAWFVGFSPDIAVAIYMGYDKPRPLGKGNAATGGHLAAPIARDFLKLALADKPAVPFKVPAGIKLIRVVAKTGMRAGPGETGGTILEAFKPGTAPPDNYSVIGVADADGRGGVPPAPTQAPDSGLFMRPGTGGLY